A genome region from Mauremys reevesii isolate NIE-2019 linkage group 12, ASM1616193v1, whole genome shotgun sequence includes the following:
- the LOC120375516 gene encoding pulmonary surfactant-associated protein C-like isoform X1 → MDCKSTTELTMPAQPPVYSSMPKVSTTQQRIILASVMVILLGFFIVAGTLVGVYLTQKHTEKVLDMVIQGNKGEEEEQTAMVNERENVAAFHIKRKKSTATVVYNYNQGLIGLRITNSKKCFVLKMDKLNIPSLDEISRDLPHFNAKQVAGDKMSYNFTEAEPADRTTLGTTLNILCSDLPIYWALPRKIQGNRSSSAPLGSPWCFFGSLCLCF, encoded by the exons ATGGATTGCAAAAGTACTACCGAGCTCACCATGCCTGCTCAGCCACCT GTTTACAGCTCCATGCCCAAAGTGAGCACAACCCAACAAAGAATCATCCTTGCCTCAGTCATGGTGATTCTCCTGGGCTTCTTCATAGTTGCCGGCACTTTGGTGGGAGTTTACCTGACCCAAAAACACACAGAAAAG GTCCTTGACATGGTCATCCAGGGAAAcaagggggaagaggaagagcagACGGCCATGGTAAATGAACGGGAGAACGTGGCCGCTTTCCACATCAAAAGAAAGAAATCCACAGCCACTGTTGTGTACAACTATAACCAA GGTCTAATAGGTCTCAGAATCACCAACAGTAAAAAATGTTTTGTGCTGAAGATGGATAAACTCAACATACCAAGCTTGGATGAAATTTCCAGAGATCTCCCACATTTTAACGCCAAA CAGGTCGCTGGAGACAAAATGTCTTACAACTTCACAGAGGCGGAACCGGCTGACCGCACTACACTAGGAACAACTCTGAATATTCTCTGCAGCGACCTCCCCATCTACTGGGCTCTGCCT CGCAAGATCCAAGGAAACCGCAGCAGTTCTGCTCCTCTTGGCTCCCCATGGTGTTTCTTTGGCTCTTTGTGTTTGTGCTTTTGA
- the LOC120375516 gene encoding pulmonary surfactant-associated protein C-like isoform X3 — MPKVSTTQQRIILASVMVILLGFFIVAGTLVGVYLTQKHTEKVLDMVIQGNKGEEEEQTAMVNERENVAAFHIKRKKSTATVVYNYNQGLIGLRITNSKKCFVLKMDKLNIPSLDEISRDLPHFNAKQVAGDKMSYNFTEAEPADRTTLGTTLNILCSDLPIYWALPRKIQGNRSSSAPLGSPWCFFGSLCLCF; from the exons ATGCCCAAAGTGAGCACAACCCAACAAAGAATCATCCTTGCCTCAGTCATGGTGATTCTCCTGGGCTTCTTCATAGTTGCCGGCACTTTGGTGGGAGTTTACCTGACCCAAAAACACACAGAAAAG GTCCTTGACATGGTCATCCAGGGAAAcaagggggaagaggaagagcagACGGCCATGGTAAATGAACGGGAGAACGTGGCCGCTTTCCACATCAAAAGAAAGAAATCCACAGCCACTGTTGTGTACAACTATAACCAA GGTCTAATAGGTCTCAGAATCACCAACAGTAAAAAATGTTTTGTGCTGAAGATGGATAAACTCAACATACCAAGCTTGGATGAAATTTCCAGAGATCTCCCACATTTTAACGCCAAA CAGGTCGCTGGAGACAAAATGTCTTACAACTTCACAGAGGCGGAACCGGCTGACCGCACTACACTAGGAACAACTCTGAATATTCTCTGCAGCGACCTCCCCATCTACTGGGCTCTGCCT CGCAAGATCCAAGGAAACCGCAGCAGTTCTGCTCCTCTTGGCTCCCCATGGTGTTTCTTTGGCTCTTTGTGTTTGTGCTTTTGA
- the LOC120375516 gene encoding pulmonary surfactant-associated protein C-like isoform X2 encodes MDCKSTTELTMPAQPPVYSSMPKVSTTQQRIILASVMVILLGFFIVAGTLVGVYLTQKHTEKVLDMVIQGNKGEEEEQTAMVNERENVAAFHIKRKKSTATVVYNYNQGLIGLRITNSKKCFVLKMDKLNIPSLDEISRDLPHFNAKVAGDKMSYNFTEAEPADRTTLGTTLNILCSDLPIYWALPRKIQGNRSSSAPLGSPWCFFGSLCLCF; translated from the exons ATGGATTGCAAAAGTACTACCGAGCTCACCATGCCTGCTCAGCCACCT GTTTACAGCTCCATGCCCAAAGTGAGCACAACCCAACAAAGAATCATCCTTGCCTCAGTCATGGTGATTCTCCTGGGCTTCTTCATAGTTGCCGGCACTTTGGTGGGAGTTTACCTGACCCAAAAACACACAGAAAAG GTCCTTGACATGGTCATCCAGGGAAAcaagggggaagaggaagagcagACGGCCATGGTAAATGAACGGGAGAACGTGGCCGCTTTCCACATCAAAAGAAAGAAATCCACAGCCACTGTTGTGTACAACTATAACCAA GGTCTAATAGGTCTCAGAATCACCAACAGTAAAAAATGTTTTGTGCTGAAGATGGATAAACTCAACATACCAAGCTTGGATGAAATTTCCAGAGATCTCCCACATTTTAACGCCAAA GTCGCTGGAGACAAAATGTCTTACAACTTCACAGAGGCGGAACCGGCTGACCGCACTACACTAGGAACAACTCTGAATATTCTCTGCAGCGACCTCCCCATCTACTGGGCTCTGCCT CGCAAGATCCAAGGAAACCGCAGCAGTTCTGCTCCTCTTGGCTCCCCATGGTGTTTCTTTGGCTCTTTGTGTTTGTGCTTTTGA
- the LOC120375914 gene encoding gastrokine-2-like, with protein MCLLQIIQTTSSRSNGEVIQQTMVVSSQEKVAGFHIQGNRSSVVCDYKHRLIGFWVQDRRKCLVVKMDKVAMPSLAEITQRIENFTTQQVPGDDSLSYSYCEGQLADYRALGMTLNILCSNVPIYWAENMRKEQRGWSICVGILIFSVCYNF; from the exons ATGTGTCTCCTGCAGATTATCCAAACCACCAGCAGCAGAAGCAATGGGGAAGTGATTCAGCAGACGATGgtggtgagcagccaggagaaAGTGGCTGGCTTTCACATCCAGGGCAACAGAAGCTCAGTCGTGTGCGACTATAAACAT AGGCTCATTGGCTTTTGGGTTCAGGACAGAAGGAAGTGTTTGGTTGTGAAGATGGATAAGGTTGCCATGCCCAGCCTGGCTGAAATTACCCAGAGAATCGAGAACTTCACCA CCCAGCAGGTCCCAGGAGACGACAGCTTGTCCTACAGCTACTGCGAGGGGCAACTGGCCGACTACAGAGCGCTAGGAATGACACTGAACATTCTCTGCAGCAACGTTCCCATCTACTGGGCTGAA AACATGCGGAAAGAGCAGCGTGGATGGAGCATCTGTGTGGGGATCTTAATATTTAGTGTTTGCTATAATTTTTAA